ATTGATTTTACGTgtaattagaaaatgattgccgcataatcattaaacccagcgcctcttcaaaactgattcctacataatcagaaaatgaaagcacctcattaactgttttcccttatagctttttctcacagcaatttttaataataagtgattttctcacaaTTTACCAAACGGATTGggcttctcaaaattttttaaaaatcacttatcactccaaataagcaatgccaaactaaCACTTAGGGCCAGTTTGacattgctgtgctgtgaaaataattgctatcagatttgctgtgagagaaatcagctgtgagataaaacagtttggcgtttggtaaaatttttgttcaaagtgttgttggtatcGATTTTacgcataatcagaaaatgattgctgcataatcattaaactcagcgcctcttcgaaactgattcctgcataatcagaaaatgaaagcaccttattagctgctttcccttatagctttctctcacagcaatttttaacaataagtgattttctcacagtttaccaaacggattgggcttctcaaaattttttaaaaatcacttattaccccaaataagcaatgccaaactagCACTTAATAGAAAATTTGACGAAACTTAATGGTAGGGACCAAATTGATGTGTGGTGTGTAACATAAAGAATTAATAAtgtcaggaaaaaaaaaacataaaggacCAAAGTTGATAATTTTGTGAATCTCAAGGACCATTTGTTATAAAAActctaaataaaattatagGATCGTCATTCTTAATGAATTGTCAACTTGtaaatgtaattaattaatgaaagtaTCTTACAAAATTATTAGTAAATGGTGAGTTAATAGATTCTTGATTTTGAAACTATAGTTGTCCATGTCAGAAGAAGAGTAATTTATTAGGCATAAGAACGAACGGTGAACGCTGACTTTACTATGCTAAAGCTTCTAAAaagcttttcttctttctactatctttttccaatttcaatCTCTCTGTCCTTTTTATGTAACAAGCACAGGCTTTCTATCTTCGGTAACTAAACAACAACAATTCTATGATGCAACCGTTCAAAGCCGTTAACTCCACCCTCTAACACCACCTAGGGTTTCCTTTTTTAGTATTTCAGGCCTGTTTTTCgttctgtctctctctctgagtcACTCGCTTTCTCTTACTCTTGAGTCCTTGGAATTTAGCACGGACTGCCCGAGTTTCTCTAGGGCGTTCGTGAGGTTTCTTTGGATATTTAATTTGGGTGGATGCTCGGAAAGTTGCAATTTTGCGTCTTGAAGTAGGAGCTCTGGATTTGCTCATGAATTTCAGTGCAATTTGGCTTTATTTCGGCAGTTTTTGGCATATGCAGATATAAATACGCACACAGAGACAGAGCCTCACATATTTGTGTGCAGCAGAAAAGCCGAATCTGAAGGGGTTTCTGTGTTGTTGCTGATTGAAAGCTTTGGCGTTTTGCTTCAGCAATTTTCGGCGGTTTCAGCGTCGGCAGAGTTGATATTATCGCTTTGAGGTCAGTTTCTGTGATTTCTTTTATTGCTATTTATAGAAAGCTGAGAGAAGTAATTGTTAAAGCTCAATTTCACGTGGTTGTGGTTGGGGAGTGATTGAATGTtgaataatattgtattttttcCATTTGGGGATAAAGTGAGAAATGTAATTTTGTGTTGTGGGGAGTGAAGGTTTTCTTTGCTGATTGAGTGGACAGAGTTTTagtgttttgttgttgaattggggtttttattttggtcctAGAGCTCTTGGATTTGCTTGTCGAAAGTGGAAGGCCAGTTAAATGATGAACGCTGAAAGTGGTCTGCCTGTAGAGGAAGATGATTGGGGAAGAAGGATTGTTTTGAGCAGCAGTTATTTGGTGGAGCAATAACAGTGGTCAATTTTATCTGGAAGTGGATTTTAACCTGAATATGGAATACCCCTTTTCACCTAAAGAGAAAGGGAGTGATCATTGGGCATCTTCCAGAGCTCAGGTGGAGAATTTGGGGTCACTTGATGTTGGAACAAGGAACTCGATTTCAGAGGATATGTTTAATAACATTTCTGAGCTTATGAATTTTGATACTTATGCTGGATGGTGCAGTCCAGCAGCAATGGATCAGATTTCAGCCTCTTTTGGCGTGCCATCATGTCCATCAATGACCTATGCGCCTTTGGACGCCTTGAACTTTGCAGAACAGAATGGTGAGGCATTGCCTGGGACCGAAGGTGGCGAAACTTTTAGTGTGGGGGGAAGTTCTTTCAGTTGTGAAGACAAAATTGTGTTTCAGCAAATGGACACCCCCCAATTTGGGGTTTCAACTGATTCCCACGATGCTAATGACTTGGCTGCCAAACTAAATAATGGTTCTTTTCAACAGAATAATGTCATGGATGTGGGGAAATATATGATCTCTAGGCCACCTGGATTGTCACTTAATGAGAAAATGCTTAAGGCACTGTCGTTGTTTAAAGAGTCTTCTGGTGGGGGTATTTTGGCGCAATTATGGGTTCCCGTGAAGTATGGTGATCACTACTTGTTAAGCACTTGTGAGCAACCCTATTTGCTTGACCATATTCTCGCAGGGTATCGTGAAGTGTCAAGGACGTTTACATTCCCTGCAGAGGAAAAACAAGGTTCTATCCTGGGGCTTCCTGGGCGTGTATTTGTCTCCAAAGTTCCAGAGTGGACTTCAGATGTTAGTTATTACAATAAGGCTGAGTACCTGCGGGTGGATCATGCAGTTAATCATCAAGTCCGTGGATCAATTGCCTTAccagttttcaattttgactCTGAAATGTCATGCTGTGCTGTGTTGGAGCTTGTCAGTACAAAGGAGAAACCCAATTTTGATACAGAGATGGAAATAGTTTGCAATGCACTACAGGTCAGTTTCTCTATCCATGTGTATGCAACAAGaaatcttctctctctctgcctcccTTCTTCTTTGGTAATGGTAAATCCATACACACAGGGGCCATATATAACTGATTGATCCgaatccttttttttcttttttgtgtgtgtgtttatgTGCCTCTTTATCCAAACTTTGTAGGttcaaatttgtaaaattagtagatgttggaaaaaaaaaaattggtataAGATCTTCCCACAAGTTCCCTAAAGGGTCATAGAAACCGTTCAACCCACTAAGGGGAGTGAAGGAAAAACTTCTGGTTAAAAGTTGTTCCCCTTTTTTACTTTCTATTGCATGCATGGTGTTAGGTTCTCAGGAAAAGATATCGAAGCATTAGATAAGAGTCCAAATGTGTTTTTAGGATCTGTATGTTGTTTTTACGtcttatttcatttttagatGCCAAATATTATCCAATAGTTGGAAAGTTGATATACCTCTCGATTTTAATCGTCATGCTAGTATGGGTATTTATATtaatcaaaacaataaatattagAGTAGGAATGTGCAGAATTTGTTTCACTTCATTTTCCATTGGAACTGCGTCAATTGTTGTTAGACTATCTAAGACACCTCCAGATTTCTGCACAGGTATCTTAATGCTTATGATGCAGCACCTTTACTAATTCTTGTGAGGGTGCTTCCCAAGATCCTGTACAAATTGCACGACCTATATGCTTTACATGTATTATTGTTATTGTGAATAATAAGTATGACAATGAAATCTATTTTGATGACAATTTTTTGCAGGCTGTGAATTTGAGGACCACGGTGCCTCCTCGACTTCTTCCCCAGGTACAAGCAGAATATTGTTTCTTGCCCATTTGTCAAAATCTTATCTCCATTACAAcccaaagaaatttttttttttttaggaagCAAAATTTGTAGTATTATTTTCCTTGTTAAAATTTTCTGCACTTCTTACAAGGTAATCTATTGCTTGCAGTGCCTCTCAATGAACCAAAGAGCTGCTTTAACTGAAATAACTGATGTCTTACGAGCTGTTTGCCATGCACATATATTGCCATTGGCTCTAACCTGGATTCCTTGTTGCTACTCTGAGGGTGAAGGCGATGAAATTAGAAAAGTACGTGTCAGAGGGGGTATTACAAATTCAAATGAGAAATCCATTCTATGCATTGAGGAAACAGCTTGTTATGTAAATGATAGAACGATACAAGGCTTTGTGCATGCATGTGTAGAACATCATCTTGAGGAAGGGGAAGGAATTGCTGGGAAAGCACTTCAATCAAATCATCCCTTCTTCCTTCATGATGTTAAGGTGTATGATATTTATGAATATCCACTTGTTCATCATGCACGCAAGTATGGTTTGAATGCCGCTGTTGCAATCAGGCTAAGGAGCACCTACACTGGTGATGATGACTATATATTAGAGTTTTTTCTCCCTGTCAATGTGAAGGGGAGCTCAGAACAGCAACTTTTGTTAAACAACCTTTCGGGTACCATGCAGAAAATGTGTAAGAGTTTAAGGACAGTTTCAGATGCAGAATTAGCTGGGGTACAAGGCTCCAACACTGGGGTTCAGAAAGGGCCGATCCCCAATAGCCCACAACAGAGAAATTCTCAGACAACATCATCAGATAGTGAATTGAATTCAATTGAGAATATGCCCTCCGATGTATTTAATAGAAGAAATGGGGGAATCAAAGCAGAGAATCCCCGTGAACAGGTATTGCTTTCATAAAAGAATATCATTAGATAATACACCTGTCTCAGTTTCTTCAGAGaactttataatttttgtaatGTGAAGCAATGACGGGATATCTGTATGTCtcattgtgtttttgttaGTTACTGGCACAAGTTTCTTGGGTGGGGAGGTTGGTTTGTTTTTACTGTCTGTGATGTGTAGTTTGATAGTTAATATggctattttttcttttctttgtccTGTATGCCTGCGTTTCTTGTGTGATTGTGTTTTTGTTACTCTTGATTTGAGATTTGGGATACCTGAATATTGTATTTCTGATAAACAAAATTTGGAATACCTGGTGTCTTAGTAGAGGTGAAATTggaaaatatattgaaaaaggaaggttaaagagagaaaggaggaagTTTACTGCCCATTTATGCTTAGAGTTTTATTGTAAAAATTCTAAGGATGTAGTTTGGAATAACTCTCAATGGCTGAAATACGCAAGCAATGTAGAACCAAGAAACCATAAGGTTGTTATCCCCCTTTTAATAAGATTGCTGTATTTAAATTTACTGTCTGAAATAAATTCTTCAGAGTCTGGAAGGTGTAATACGAAGATAATTATCTTTTTGGTACCTTTAAGGGTTTGGGATTCTGGCTTGACCATTGTAAGTGTAGTTTAGTCTCCACTCTGATAATAGGTAATACATTTATGTGGAAGCCTTCCTTGAGGCACACCTCGTCATCACACTCTCTTTCAGACAGGAATTATTATTACTGTTGCTGTGAAGAGTATACAAATATAAGATTGATCGAACTTTCTAGACTAGGTCATTTATGATCGCATTATCCTTATGTCTCTTACTTCTGGCTCACCTTAAAGAAATCTGAAATTAAATATCTCCATGCAAATGCTTTCTTAAATATGGAAGCACTGCCAAGGGTTATCTATGCTTACCTGGAAAGTTACGTTGCAATATTATAAACTTTTGCTGCTGGCTCTTCACCTGGGGAATGTAGTTGGGGGAATGACTGCTTATATGCATTGTAGGCACCTGGATCAAGAAGGCAGATGGAGAAAAAGCGAAGTACAGCGGAGAAAAATGTGAGCTTGAGTGTTCTACAGCAATACTTCTCTGGGAGTCTCAAGGATGCTGCTAAGAGCATTGGGGGTGAGACTTCATCTCTTTTGTGTCTCATATATAAGTATAATGAATCTACTTATTGTGGGATTTGATACTTTAATAGCTAAGTATAAAAGCAGATCATAAATGTTCTAGAATCCATCTGAGAATTTATCTTTAGGAATTCatttaaaaacataattttttaaataattattaatttatttgcaATAAGGTACAGATGGAGCCTATGTTTCTTTCATTCATGCTTTCTTCTAGAATCTTGTATCTCCTATATGCTAATGTCTAGTCAGACCCTATATAGAAAAGATTCATCTGGTGCTTCACTTAATGATATAACATTGGGTTGAACAATACTGAAAATGCATGCCATAAACAGTAGAGAGATGgataaataaaacattagagagagagagagagagaggtcacTCATAGAAAAGATTCATctgagatatatatattattttctcgACAGTCGTGACAATAGTTTAATGCGAAGTTTTTTtgtatacaagtgatattgggGGAGGGGGAATCGAACCTAGGACCTTGGGTGCAGGGGTAAATGCTCAtaatcacttgagctacaagccccTTGCTTGATGCTAAGTTAAACTGTAGTGAAAATGCATGCCATAAACTTATCCTGACTTTTTACTTGTATAGATATAAATTTTTCTCTTACTAAATTGGTTTAATATATGATGTATATCTTAAATTTCTATAGGAAAACTGGAGATTTATCTGATAGTGTTCCAAGtgttaaaattataatttctaAGTATCTTCATGTTTATGAAGTATTGGTTATTGATCAGGGTGTATGTTATCTGTATTTAATATTGATATTTGCATCCTAGTAAAAAAAAGATGTATGTATTTGGATATGAAACAGTTATACCTCTCTTATCTATCTATGCCAAGTACCTGAGAGAAATTTAGTAATATTCATTTGCAAAACCTTACTATCAAGTCGTCATGcaaattatcattttattattaagCATAATTCTCGCAAATCTATTTGAAATGATttctaaaattaaatttatttatttattttggtagTCTGCCCCACTACGCTAAAGAGGATCTGCAGACAACATGGGATCTCTAGATGGCCATctcgtaaaataaataaggtgAACCGTTCattgaagaaaatacaaaCTGTGCTTGATTCTGTTCAGGGGGTTGAGGGAGGATTGAAGTATGACCCAACTACTGGTGGGTTTGTAGCAACAGGGTCCATCATCCAAGAATTTGATGCTCAGAAAAGTCGTTTATTCCCTGAGAAGAGCCTGCCTGTTCAAAATTCTGAGCTAGTTACCCAAGATCCAGTTCCAGTACCTTCAGTGTCTTGCAGTACTGGTGAGAGTTTGGCAATTAAGTTGGAAGAGGGTGGGTGTTGTATTCCAACTTCTCACGAGGAAGGGGTAAAGAAACAGAATATTCTTCTTATGCCTCAAAGGGACTCCAAGCCAATTGCAATAGAAGGAAATAAATGGGGTCACAGCAAGAACAGTCTAAAATTAGAGAATTCTGACTGTCACTTTGTGTCTCAAAGCTCAAGCTCCTTGGCTGCTGCTGATGATATGGACACGGGAGTCGACGGGGATGATGGGATTGTCGAATATAACCAGCATACTTCTTCGAGCATGACGGATTCAACGAATTGCTCTGGTTCAACTCTGCGCTCATCAAGTTCTCAGAGCTTTGAGGAGCAAAAGCAACCAAACATGAATGCAAGCAGCATTGAGAATGGGTCAAAAATAATTGTGAAAGCTACTTATAAAGAAGATATGATCAGGTTCAAGTTTGACCCTTCTGTTGGATGCTTTCAACTGTATGAAGAGGTTGCAAAGAGGCTGAAGTTGCAAAATGGGACATTCCAGCTCAAGTATTTGGACGATGAAGAGGAATGGGTGATGCTAGTGAGCGATGCAGATTTGCGGGAGTGCCTTGAAATATTGGATGACATTGGGACACGTAGTGTGAAGTTCATGGTACGTGATACACCTTTTGGTGTCGGTAGTTCTGGCAGTAGCAATTGTTTCTTGGCAGGGGGCTTATAACAGATGGAGGTTACTCAACTCTAGGGTAAATTTTGAGTCTGCTTCTATAGTATTCTGGGCTTTCTTTCACTAGCTTTATGGGTTTTACTTCATACGAGGTTTTACTTCATACGAGGTCATGTACTTCCATAGTGGTGAGAGGGGAGGGTGCGTGGGAGTGCCAATATATCTGTCTCTATTGCCTATTTCCTTTCCAATATTAGTTCACTTCAACACACACAATGGAAATCAGTCTTCTGGCTAGGCTGCTTTGGTAGTCCGTTAAGAAGTACAGCTTTCTGGTGTGCATGGTTGCCATTGTAAAAGTTCCGAAGTAGGCGAAGAGAAGATATGAcctatataatataaaaccCATGCATGTTACAATAAGCTGTGTATAAGTCATAGTGGATGTGGTCATAGAAAGGTTAGGGGAGTGCCTTAATCCCCAGTCTGTATAAATGCATCAACTTGAAAACAATAGAATTACGACTTGAAATTGTTTATCTTTGAATCAGTACATTCTTAGGAGAAAGTAGTGTTTATAAT
The window above is part of the Prunus dulcis chromosome 1, ALMONDv2, whole genome shotgun sequence genome. Proteins encoded here:
- the LOC117632868 gene encoding protein NLP9, which encodes MEYPFSPKEKGSDHWASSRAQVENLGSLDVGTRNSISEDMFNNISELMNFDTYAGWCSPAAMDQISASFGVPSCPSMTYAPLDALNFAEQNGEALPGTEGGETFSVGGSSFSCEDKIVFQQMDTPQFGVSTDSHDANDLAAKLNNGSFQQNNVMDVGKYMISRPPGLSLNEKMLKALSLFKESSGGGILAQLWVPVKYGDHYLLSTCEQPYLLDHILAGYREVSRTFTFPAEEKQGSILGLPGRVFVSKVPEWTSDVSYYNKAEYLRVDHAVNHQVRGSIALPVFNFDSEMSCCAVLELVSTKEKPNFDTEMEIVCNALQAVNLRTTVPPRLLPQCLSMNQRAALTEITDVLRAVCHAHILPLALTWIPCCYSEGEGDEIRKVRVRGGITNSNEKSILCIEETACYVNDRTIQGFVHACVEHHLEEGEGIAGKALQSNHPFFLHDVKVYDIYEYPLVHHARKYGLNAAVAIRLRSTYTGDDDYILEFFLPVNVKGSSEQQLLLNNLSGTMQKMCKSLRTVSDAELAGVQGSNTGVQKGPIPNSPQQRNSQTTSSDSELNSIENMPSDVFNRRNGGIKAENPREQAPGSRRQMEKKRSTAEKNVSLSVLQQYFSGSLKDAAKSIGVCPTTLKRICRQHGISRWPSRKINKVNRSLKKIQTVLDSVQGVEGGLKYDPTTGGFVATGSIIQEFDAQKSRLFPEKSLPVQNSELVTQDPVPVPSVSCSTGESLAIKLEEGGCCIPTSHEEGVKKQNILLMPQRDSKPIAIEGNKWGHSKNSLKLENSDCHFVSQSSSSLAAADDMDTGVDGDDGIVEYNQHTSSSMTDSTNCSGSTLRSSSSQSFEEQKQPNMNASSIENGSKIIVKATYKEDMIRFKFDPSVGCFQLYEEVAKRLKLQNGTFQLKYLDDEEEWVMLVSDADLRECLEILDDIGTRSVKFMVRDTPFGVGSSGSSNCFLAGGL